GATCTGCGTAGGACGTCACCGGCGACGTGATAATGCTGTTGTACAGCAACGGTCAGCATGGCCATAATCTACCGGGGCATTTGCGGTCTTCTGGGAATTGGTTACACACAAGAACGGAGCGCCATATTGCAAAGCTTTCGATATCAGATACATCATGGATATAGTAGCTATCCGCCAAGAAAACGAATCGATTGAGTAATAGATCCAGCCGGAAGGAAATGTAGGGATAATTGCCAAGCAAAGTCTGTCCTGTAGGAGGAAGTCCGACAGTCGACGCGGTTGCGAAGCGGGCTTGCGACGGTCAACAAGTCCGAGGCCAGTTCGAATTGCACTCCAAAGACAcgatagaagcagcaaagaGGCAGCTATGCGACAAACAATTGATAACAAAAGAAGACAGAAAGCAATCGTGGTCAAAACTGAGACGAAGAAAGTCAGGGCGAACTTCAGTCGCAATCACCCTGGGCTGACTCAGCGTACTATTCTGGATCGGGTTAGCGCTATCAACTTGCGCCTGAGACCATCTTTTTCTATAGAACGATACTGAGCAACAGTAGGAGATTTAAATTCGTGCGAACAGCAAATCAAGATATAGCAATATGTAGAGCCTCCTGTATCTTAGTCGACTTCCTCGTTAAGCCACGAATTCGTATTTCGAAGCGCTTCTTATGCTACTGTAACTCACCTCATGCCCAATTCCCTGCCGGCGCAGAGCGTTAAGACCAGACAAAGCTTGCTTTGCAATTGACTTAGCGATCTTTCCGAGGAGCCTGTTTCTCCTGCTTCCTCAACACTTGGCCCTAAGAGTTCCAACACCAGGCATTCATGACGCCTGTTTGGGTCTTCTATATCAAAAGCGCCGAGCATGCGCATCAAGTTCGAGGGACCGGAATAAATTCTTGCAAGTTCCTTCGTCGTTTGCATTTCCCTGTTGACTACATAGATTCCTTTGGCTGAACTACAAACTTTGATGGCAACATTTATCCCATCTCTGTCGATGAGTTAGCAATCAATTAAATGTGAAGTGGGTTTTCATATCGTTGATCTCACGCAGCCCAAACCGTGCAGTGGCCTCCCCATCCCAACTTATGCAGCACTTTCTATCTCCCAATCTCCAATCTTTCAACTTGTCTCCTAAGGAAATGGGATGAAGGCCACCGTCTCCATAATGCCAGACGGGCTCAGCGTCGGGAAGATCACAGAAGTACGGGAACTTCCATGGTTCTTGAAGAGTGGTCCGAGGCCTTGAGGTGCTCTGTTATCCTATAATCACTCGAGGAAGCAGGAATGATCTAGAATATGGCATTCTTCATTTGTGTTGATCGAAATTAGAGTTTCCATATCTGACCAGTTGATGTCGAACCCACGTGTCACATAATTCGTCAAATTAGAACCCTTTGAAACGAACGGTTAACTAGTTAACCCGGCCTCTTATTCAGCAAAAAGCAGGAACCATGGACGGAAGTAGTAGATATGGccaaaaaaaggaaaacttAGACTATGAAAGGCTGGATCATGGCAGAAAATGCAGGACAGTGTAAGAAAACATGGCATTCATTTCAATGTACTTTCAATCAATCTATACTAGATTTAAAACTCAATCCGCCATGTCCCTCCAATGCAAACATCTGGCTTCTTCACGATAGCATACGGAGCCTTTCCAGTCGACTGGGAGAAGTACTGCATCGAGCCAGTAGTTCCCGTCGTAGCACCGTCTTCGATGATGGTCACACTGACCTTATCCCGCCATTCCTTGGGAGGATCAATAACAATAATCTTCTCCACCTTAACATTGGCCATTGTCTTCAAGTACTCGGCGGTCTTGGGGCCCTTGGTACCGATGTCATGAGAAGACAGGACAGAGTCCTGGAAGTGGAAGTTGCGGCGGATGTAAGCACCACGCTGGTACTCGTAGCTTTCGCCGTCGTCCACGTACAAGGTGCCGTCGGCTTCGCCGTTCTTGTCCAAAGTGATAACGAGGGTGTATGGATCCCACTTCATCAAGCCGCTGCTGCGACGAGGGCGGTCCTTGCGGGGAATGACATGACCACTCTGCATCAAAAGCGGAACCTTCTCGATGGGAGCAGGAACCGTGTGTCTCTTCTTCGCGCCCTGGTAAACGGTGTAGTCGAAGTAGTCGTAATACTTCTCATCATCTGAGATGTAGATGTCCACAGAGTTTGCACCCTCGGAAACGACAGGCTTGGTCAGCAGACCAGTAGATCCGAAGTAGAGCTGATCATCGAGAGTAAAACCTTGCTCGTCAGTTGGATGCACGTAGAACTGCGGTCTTACGATCGGAGTCCCGTTGACGGAGGCTTCGTGGAAAGCGGTGTACCACGCGGGCAAAAGCTGGTATCTCAAGCGAAGCGCCTGGGAAATATAGTCGCGGTGAGGTCGGCTGATCAGGTATGGCTCTCGCCTGCGGGTCTCGATGTGGGCATGTGCGCGGAAGAATGGGTACCAAATACCGGTTTGATACCACCTAGTCAAGAGCTCCGGACCCGGGTTGTGGAAGAAGCCGCCAACATCAGCGCCAGCAAACGGGAAGCCAGAGATACCATTGTTCAAGACCATAGGAAGCGTAATAGCCAGATGGTCCCACGTGGCTTGGTTATCTCCGGTCCACATGGCAGCCACTCGCTGAGCTCCAGCGTAGTAAGACCGAGTCAGAATGAATGGACGTCGGTTCTCGCCCTTCTTACGGGCAGTCAGCGCTTTAAAGGTGGAGTTCAGCAGGGTCACACCGTTTACATTGTGGATATCACGGTGCTCCCAGTTGCCCCAGTGGATGTTGTCCTTGGGCATCGTGACTTCGGGTCCATCGAAAACAGAAGGTTCGTTCATATCGTTCCAAATAAAGACATTCGGAGATGAGCCCTTAAACTTGTCATACCTGTACAACGTGGACCACCACTTGGCAGCTTCGGGGTTGAAGCAGTCGATCCAGTTGGAGGCGCCCGGCCAACAGTGTCCATCGTAGATATTCCCGTCCTTGTTCTTAACAGCAAATCCTtgtttcttcatttcttcgGAGACAAAGTAGCCTTCCTCATTCTTAATATGAGGGTCAATGAGGACCACAAGCTTACGCTCCGAATCATCGAGCTGCTCTTCCATACTGATGGGATTAGGAAATGTCATCGGATCCCAGGTAAAATACTTTCGGTCATCAGTGTAGTCGACGTCAAGCCAGATAACATCATAAGGAATTTGGTACTTGTCAAACTGGGCGTCTACTTCCTTGACATCTTCATCTGTGACATAGTTCCAGCGACACTGGTGGTATGCGATAGCAAACTGCTGGGGCAGCTGTGTGTATCCAGTGAGTTCTCCATAGGTTTTGCTGATGTCTCGGGGCGTAGGCCCCAGGAAAACAAATACATCCAGCCGACCAGCTTCCGAAATCCAGTGGCTATGAGTGGTAGTCTTGGAGCCCACACCCAGAGATAACGGATTGACAGACGAGCTGGACTTGACAATGTCAATCCAGGTCTCGGCAGCATTGAGCCAGAATACACCGACGGTCGAGCCCTTCCGATGTGCCTGCATCAGAGGAATGGCGCCATACAAGGTCATGGGGCTGTTTAACTCATACTCGAAAATGTCCGAATTATACAAGCGGTACGGATCTTCATGGTTTCCAGAGCCACCCCTGGTCTCCCGCAAAGAAAGCGAGTCGGCATGCTCCGGAATCCCAAAAACATGGCTGTAGCCTGGGAATGAGATGTCCAGAGCAATACTCTCGGGGCCCCGAGGCTTGGAATCAGTGTTTCCATCAAAGGTCTCTTCCCACCATGTGCTCTGGTCCTCTGGGCTATCTTCTTCGGGCTCCAACTTCGGCCGCCAATGTTCCATGTTCAAATATCCCTGTTTGTTGAACTGAACATGTGTTTCACCGTCCCTTTGAAATTCCACATCGAAGGGTGCGTGACGGATGACTGCCTGGAATGAGTTTCCGGGACCGTAGAGCACCTTGGTGAGGCCCTCCTCAGTATTGGCGTTCAGCGTCGCGGACTTGCTCAAGTCCAATCCTCCAACCACAGCCCATTTCTCAGCCTCGTTATACCGTTCTTTGCGGACCTGACTGTTGTGTCGAAGATCAATTTCTCCCTTCAGTCGCTTCTCCTCGTCGATCACGACTCGCGCGGCACCGGATTCGAGGAAGGATACTGTGAGTGGCAGGCGGACTTTCTCATTTGCGGAAATTGTCTTGATGATGACTCCGAGTAACTGAGAGTCTTTGAATTGAATCGACGAGGGTTCGAGTTCGTATGGGGAGCTCCAGGATGAGCCCTTGGCGGAGGCCTCGTCGGCGTACGCCCTGTTTCGCTTACAGAAGCCGGATTGCGAGCAGTATTTGAAGCTTTCGCGCTTCACGGTTACTAAAATATGTCAGTATCATTGAATATGACGTCCCCTTCCGCCTGTCGAACCCACCTCCAGGGACCACAAGCCATCCCAATATCACCACCAAGAGCAATAGCGTCCATCGGACGGACACTGGCCAGCTCCGGGCCATGATTGTTGATCAACAAACAATCGGAACAATCAACTACTGACAGTGTAGTAATTCAATGACAAGATAAAGGAGGCCGCATCGAGCAGTCCATACAATACCCTTTGTAGGCAATGCGGTTTGATGGACGTAATTCCAGCTGTCCAGATGGAGAGAGCTGTCCCAATCGGGTTAGCACGGCGCTAAGCGGTCTTGGAAGTCGGGGAAGATGCCTGGTCTGTAAGGCGTGAATAAGGCATGAGCAAGGCATTCAGGCATGCGACCCCTCCTGCCCCACACCCATTTTTATTTTCGCCAACTCAACTTCCTCCCAagtcttcttttttcctctcaTCCCAGTGTCTCATTTCGATTGTCTCCTATCAATCACCACTACAACCCTCAAAATGTCTTCCGAGCAGACGTAAGTCAATTCCCCCCTGCTTATCTATACCTTATACCTCTTCTGAATCATATCTCCTCATTTGGAGTTTTTCTCGCTACCCCTCACTGCTTCGGAGAGCTAACAACCATCAGCTTCATTGCCATCAAGCCCGACGGTGTCCAGGTATGGACCTACGATAGTATGATGTGAATTGAAGCAAGGTCACTAACAATGGATTAGCGTGGACTCGTTGGCCCCATCATCTCTCGCTTCGAGAACCGTGGGTTCGTATCTCCCCTATCGCATACTTGAAACAGGGTAATGCTAACCTCCAATAGCTTCAAGCTCGCTGCCCTGAAGCTCGCCACCCCCTCCAAGGAGCACCTTGAGAAGCACTACGCTGACCTCGCCGGCAAGCCCTTCTTCCCCGGCCTCATCACCTGTGAGTGACCTATTGAATCGAATAGAATTAGAGAGGCATGCTAATAACAAACTAGACATGCTGAGCGGCCCCATCGTCGCCATGGTCTGGGAGGGCCGTGACGTCGTCAAGACCGGCCGCAGTAAGCTCTTCTCTACATCCTACCTCAATCCGCGTCATCTGCTAACCTACGATAGCCATTCTCGGTGCCACCAACCCCCTTGCCTCCGCCCCTGGCACCATCCGTGGTGACTACGCCATCGACGTTGGCCGTAACGTCTGCCATGGCTCCGACAGCGTTGAGAGCGCTCAGAAGGAGATCTCCCTGTGGTTCGCCGAGGGTGAAGTCAAGAGTTACAAGCAGGCCCAGGCTGAGTGGATCTACGAGAAGCCCTAAATTCTTCCATAGTTAATGATCTAGGAAGAACCAAGCAAAATAGTGTCATGGGAATAGATTTACATGATATCTACAAGCTCCGTACAGTCGTAGTCAAGTAACCCTGACTAGATAGCAGTCACCATGTCCTATTTCCTCCCAAACAAGGTCCTCGCTCCTTTACCTAGCGGGGCCAGAACGGACCTTGCGAACCACGGTGTTGCCCACACACTCACCGCAATGCGTACTGGCAGAAGTGCCTTGGTAACGGCATAAGCAGTTGCAAACTCTAGCACCAGCCTTGTCCCTTTCCGCTCACTCTTCGATTCTCTAGACTGCACCTCGTCGTTCGCAGACGACACACCGGCCTCTTCCACCCAGCCTTTCTTCTTTAACCACCTCCCAAACCGCTGAATCCCCTCGTCAATCGCACCGTCAGAACCCCAATCTGGCGTCCAATTCCCATAATGGAATGCCCCCACTAATCCAAACAGTGGCACAATAGCCGTCAACTCATGAAGAATCAGGAAGGACGTGATGTGCGTTACTGGTGCGCCGAGCAATGGAGTTGTGTAGGAGCGTAGGAAAGATGGGAGACGGTCATTTAGTTTGCGCAGACGAGAGTGCGAGTCTTTGGGTGTCGAGGAAGGCGAGGGCGTGGAAAAGCGTCGTGGTTTGGGAGAAGAGACGGGGGAGACAGAACGGACGAAGGAGAGGAGTGGACGTCGCAGTGCCATTGTCGCTGATTGCAAATATGCTGCTCCGTTCAGGGCTTTAGGCTTGCGATTCTATCAGCTCAAGACAGATTCCTCGTCAAAATGTGAAAGACAATTGCAGTCACTTTCGTGTTGTCATCAATTCTCCGTTTGCATTGTTTGCGGTATGCACATATGCATAATGTGCGatcaatgcatgcataaaTGCTGATTGGGACATTCGTGTTGCATATGTTCAAAAGGCAGTTTTTTTAATGAAACCAAGATTGTATTGGCTGCATTCTGTTAGGATAACTGCAGTTATTTTGTATTCTGAGCCAATGCTAATGGAGGCAATTGTGTATAAAATAAGCACGCTGCCAGCGCTGCTACCCGGGCAGACTGCATGCAGGAATCCGCAAATGCAACAGTTGCTGAAAAATCCCAGCCAGCCACCAGAGAATAAACTAACCGACCCCCCTTTTGACCCAGAGTTATCAGCAGTCGGCATTGGGCTCTACTCCCATATCCGTGATCGCCTCGATAACATCACCGCCATCGGAGTTCCCAGTTTCCCTCAACTCCCGAAGTGTCAACTTTCTGCAAACTTCACCTCCAACGCCTGTTATTCCACCGGAAAAGACTGCAGGCCACAATGGAGAAACTCACAGAAAAGATCGCGGCTCTGCCGCCCAACTCGAATTACTTCTCGCTCGAATTTTTCCCGCCAAAGACTCAGATGGTGGGGTTACCCCGCGACTTCGACTCGGTGTCACAAGAAATAGATTGCTAACTTTTTGGCTACGTGTAGGGTTTTGCCAACCTCCAAGCCCGTCTGGAGCGTATGGCACAAGCATTGCGACCATTGTTTGTCACTGTCACATGGGGCGCCGGAGGAAGCACCGCAAAGCGATCGCTCGAATTGGCTGAGGTCTGCCAGCGGCAACTGCAATTAACGACATGCCTGCATTTAACGTGTACCAACATGAGTCGGGCCTTAGTGGATCAGGCGCTGGAGGAAGCCAAGGTGCTTGGGATCCGGAATATCCTGGCGTTGCGTGGTGACCCGCCACGGAGTGAGGAGTACAACATCCACGGGGAGGACGACAGCAACAAGGACTTCATGTTCGCGGTGGATTTGGTCCGGTACATTCGTCAGCAATATGGGGATTACTTCTGTGTTGGTGTGGCTGGGTATCCCGAGGGTCATCCGGCGGATTCTTTCCAGGATGTCCAAGATCCACACCAAGATCTGCCCTACTTGATCGAGAAGACCAAGGCCGGCGCGGACTTTATCATGACGCAGTTGACTTACGACCTTGACGCATTCAAAAATTATGAGAGTCTGCTGCGGAATCATGAGTCGGGTGTGTTCAAGACGATTCCTATCATCCCCGGTTTGATGCCGGTGCACAGCTACAAGATTATGACCAGAGTGACCAAGCTGAGTCACGTCAAGGTCCCGCCGCACATTACTaagaagatggaggaagTTAAACACGATGACGATGCGGTAAAGCGCGTTGGTATGGATGTCATCACCGATATTGTCAAAGGGATCAAAAAGGTTCCCTCCCCTGGGATACGGGGATTCCACTTTTACACACTCAACCTTGAAAAGACAGTGTCTTTCATCCTTGAGCGCTGCAACCTGATTCCGGATTATGATGAAAATGCCATTGAAGACGAAGGAGAATTCAACGTCACATCATCTACGCTGGATGTCGCCCCCAATGGCTCTCGCCTTGGCTCAAAAAGCCGTGCTTCATCGCTCAACTCCCAACCGCGCAACCGCGTTATCGTGGACAGAAAGCAAGAAAAGCTGGAGGACGCCACTAGAGATTCTGCGTCACACGAAGCATCTGCGGTCAGCGCTGGAATGCCTGCAATGCCTCCAAACCCTAGCACCACCCTCCAAATCTCCGAAGGACTCGGCGCGCTCGGAAGAGAAGCCACCTGGGATGACTTCCCCAACGGAAGATGGGGTGATGCACGTTCCCCAGCTTTCGGTGAAATTGACGGTTACGGTCCTTCCCTTCACGTCCCAGCCCCCGCCGCTCGTCGACTATGGGGCCACCCCGTATCGCGCTCCGACCTCAACACCCTCTTCCGCCGCCACGTCTCCGGCGAACTACACATGGTCCCCTGGTCCGAGGGAGGCGCAGAGGAAGAAAGCGGTGGTCTGAACGCCGAAACAGCCGTCATCCGCCCGGAACTCCTCAAACTCATCGACGGCCGTGGCTGGTGGACACTCGCCTCACAACCCGCCGTCAACGGCGTGCGCAGTAACGACCCGGTCTTCGGCTGGGGTCCACATAACGAGGGCTTCGTCTTCCAAAAGCCATTCGTTGAGTTCTTCTGCCCGGACAAGGACTTCCAGAACAGCCTCAAACCCGTCCTTGAAAAGCACGGCCACGAGAAGCTCGCCTGGTTCGCCACAAACGCCAATGGTGACTTCGAGTCCTCCCTGCCCGCTCACCCCGCTGGTTCCGACAACGATGATCTTGTCGAAATGAACCCTGATAACGTCAACGCGGTCACATGGGGTGTCTTCCGGGGCAAGGAGATCGTGACACCCACAATCATCGAAGAAGTCAGCTTTCGCGCATGGGGAGATGAGGCCTATCGTATCTGGGACGAGTGGCGTCGCATCTACCCCCGGGGAACTGCAACGGAGCGGTTTCTCGAGGACACAAAGAATGATGTGTGGCTGGTTTGTGTTGTTGGGCAGGAATTTGGGGCCGGGACGGAGGTTGGATCAagcgaggaggagaaggaagtCAAGTGGATGTGGAGGGTTCTGGCGGGAGAAGAGtgattttcttcttccgctGTTGTTGGTTTTTATGGCTTTggtttttgtcttttcttgTTGGATGGTTTGTAAATGAGATGCATGATTATGTTCTGGTCAACTTTCATATCAACTATGCTTGTATACCGGATTCGCGATACCTTGTATATTTATTGCTCAATATAGCTTGTTTTTCTAAATGCTTGAATATATAGAAAATAAACAATCCAGCTCCAAAGCCACAGAACTTTTAGACCAAAAATTTTATCCCTCACTTCTACATCATGGAGGTAGTCTTCACCGCAAACCCATGCTCTTCAAGCTCATTCGCACCAGCATCCGGCGTAGCAACCGACGATGTCGACTCTGCATATTTCTCAGCTGCATCGTCAAGACGGCCGTATTTCCGGGGGTTACGTTTCGGTTGATACGGCCCTGACGGTGGGAGGTGATATCCACGGAGTCTAGGACCCTCTCCCGTCTTCTCGGGTAACTTCGACTCATAGGCCCGCTCAAAAGCCTGGAAATCTGCTTCAAACGTGCTCTGTTGGATACTTTCTCTGATTCCCAAGAAGAATAGGTCCATGACATGGTGGTTGTGGAGTTGGAGGAGCGTCCATGCTAGCATTTCCTTCGCGGAGAGGAGATGGTTGATATATGCTCTGTGGTGTTCTTGGCAAGTGTAGCATTGACAGCCTTCTATTAGGGGCTGGGTATCTGTGCTGAAGGTGGAGGACCATAGGTCCATGGCTAGGGGCTGAGGTTCGgcggttgatgatggtgctGGGAAGGTAAATGTCAACGCCATACCAGCGTCAGAAGTCTCACCCATGAACGGGATTGTCAGGAGATCTGCTCCTAACGACACCTCCCGCAAGACATCCTGTGGAGTAACAGGTGCACTGAGCAGCAACCGAGGCAGTTCACCCAAACTCTCCGGGACAATGGACAACGACGCAGCTTCATACAGCGCCAACCCCGATATATATGGCCGCAACTCGtcctccaattcctccaGATATAGCGACTGCTGCGTATTTTCCAAGGGCAGCACAGGCGCAAAATACGCCGCTCTAGACCGTTTATCTTCCGCAACACCTTCCCCGTATAACTCCTCCGTGGCATCCATCGTGAAAGCATGCGTGCGGTCcaccatcttcatcctccgcTTCACACCTGGAGCCTGTCCGACGACCAAATCCGCTAGACCAATAACAATATCTGGTTTGAGCTTCTGGACTGCACCGATGTATTCCTCGCCAGTCATATGACGGAATCCGACGCTGGTTAGGATGGCGACTGCGTTGGGTGTATTTGTTGGCGGAC
This sequence is a window from Aspergillus chevalieri M1 DNA, chromosome 5, nearly complete sequence. Protein-coding genes within it:
- a CDS encoding glucan 1,3-alpha-glucosidase ROT2 (BUSCO:EOG09260B3X;~CAZy:GH31;~COG:G;~EggNog:ENOG410PH3V;~InterPro:IPR025887,IPR000322,IPR017853,IPR011013, IPR013780,IPR030458,IPR033403;~PFAM:PF13802,PF17137,PF01055;~SECRETED:SignalP(1-29);~go_function: GO:0003824 - catalytic activity [Evidence IEA];~go_function: GO:0004553 - hydrolase activity, hydrolyzing O-glycosyl compounds [Evidence IEA];~go_function: GO:0030246 - carbohydrate binding [Evidence IEA];~go_process: GO:0005975 - carbohydrate metabolic process [Evidence IEA]), with amino-acid sequence MARSWPVSVRWTLLLLVVILGWLVVPGVTVKRESFKYCSQSGFCKRNRAYADEASAKGSSWSSPYELEPSSIQFKDSQLLGVIIKTISANEKVRLPLTVSFLESGAARVVIDEEKRLKGEIDLRHNSQVRKERYNEAEKWAVVGGLDLSKSATLNANTEEGLTKVLYGPGNSFQAVIRHAPFDVEFQRDGETHVQFNKQGYLNMEHWRPKLEPEEDSPEDQSTWWEETFDGNTDSKPRGPESIALDISFPGYSHVFGIPEHADSLSLRETRGGSGNHEDPYRLYNSDIFEYELNSPMTLYGAIPLMQAHRKGSTVGVFWLNAAETWIDIVKSSSSVNPLSLGVGSKTTTHSHWISEAGRLDVFVFLGPTPRDISKTYGELTGYTQLPQQFAIAYHQCRWNYVTDEDVKEVDAQFDKYQIPYDVIWLDVDYTDDRKYFTWDPMTFPNPISMEEQLDDSERKLVVLIDPHIKNEEGYFVSEEMKKQGFAVKNKDGNIYDGHCWPGASNWIDCFNPEAAKWWSTLYRYDKFKGSSPNVFIWNDMNEPSVFDGPEVTMPKDNIHWGNWEHRDIHNVNGVTLLNSTFKALTARKKGENRRPFILTRSYYAGAQRVAAMWTGDNQATWDHLAITLPMVLNNGISGFPFAGADVGGFFHNPGPELLTRWYQTGIWYPFFRAHAHIETRRREPYLISRPHRDYISQALRLRYQLLPAWYTAFHEASVNGTPIVRPQFYVHPTDEQGFTLDDQLYFGSTGLLTKPVVSEGANSVDIYISDDEKYYDYFDYTVYQGAKKRHTVPAPIEKVPLLMQSGHVIPRKDRPRRSSGLMKWDPYTLVITLDKNGEADGTLYVDDGESYEYQRGAYIRRNFHFQDSVLSSHDIGTKGPKTAEYLKTMANVKVEKIIVIDPPKEWRDKVSVTIIEDGATTGTTGSMQYFSQSTGKAPYAIVKKPDVCIGGTWRIEF
- the NDK1 gene encoding nucleoside diphosphate kinase (BUSCO:EOG09264YKY;~COG:F;~EggNog:ENOG410PHRW;~InterPro:IPR034907,IPR036850,IPR001564,IPR023005;~PFAM:PF00334;~go_function: GO:0004550 - nucleoside diphosphate kinase activity [Evidence IEA];~go_process: GO:0006165 - nucleoside diphosphate phosphorylation [Evidence IEA];~go_process: GO:0006183 - GTP biosynthetic process [Evidence IEA];~go_process: GO:0006228 - UTP biosynthetic process [Evidence IEA];~go_process: GO:0006241 - CTP biosynthetic process [Evidence IEA]), yielding MSSEQTFIAIKPDGVQRGLVGPIISRFENRGFKLAALKLATPSKEHLEKHYADLAGKPFFPGLITYMLSGPIVAMVWEGRDVVKTGRTILGATNPLASAPGTIRGDYAIDVGRNVCHGSDSVESAQKEISLWFAEGEVKSYKQAQAEWIYEKP
- a CDS encoding uncharacterized protein (COG:S;~EggNog:ENOG410PQ65;~InterPro:IPR018811;~PFAM:PF10306) → MALRRPLLSFVRSVSPVSSPKPRRFSTPSPSSTPKDSHSRLRKLNDRLPSFLRSYTTPLLGAPVTHITSFLILHELTAIVPLFGLVGAFHYGNWTPDWGSDGAIDEGIQRFGRWLKKKGWVEEAGVSSANDEVQSRESKSERKGTRLVLEFATAYAVTKALLPVRIAVSVWATPWFARSVLAPLGKGARTLFGRK
- a CDS encoding methylenetetrahydrofolate reductase (NAD(P)H) MET12 (COG:E;~EggNog:ENOG410PH5R;~InterPro:IPR029041,IPR003171,IPR004621;~PFAM:PF02219;~go_function: GO:0004489 - methylenetetrahydrofolate reductase (NAD(P)H) activity [Evidence IEA];~go_process: GO:0006555 - methionine metabolic process [Evidence IEA];~go_process: GO:0055114 - oxidation-reduction process [Evidence IEA]) translates to MEKLTEKIAALPPNSNYFSLEFFPPKTQMGFANLQARLERMAQALRPLFVTVTWGAGGSTAKRSLELAEVCQRQLQLTTCLHLTCTNMSRALVDQALEEAKVLGIRNILALRGDPPRSEEYNIHGEDDSNKDFMFAVDLVRYIRQQYGDYFCVGVAGYPEGHPADSFQDVQDPHQDLPYLIEKTKAGADFIMTQLTYDLDAFKNYESLLRNHESGVFKTIPIIPGLMPVHSYKIMTRVTKLSHVKVPPHITKKMEEVKHDDDAVKRVGMDVITDIVKGIKKVPSPGIRGFHFYTLNLEKTVSFILERCNLIPDYDENAIEDEGEFNVTSSTLDVAPNGSRLGSKSRASSLNSQPRNRVIVDRKQEKLEDATRDSASHEASAVSAGMPAMPPNPSTTLQISEGLGALGREATWDDFPNGRWGDARSPAFGEIDGYGPSLHVPAPAARRLWGHPVSRSDLNTLFRRHVSGELHMVPWSEGGAEEESGGLNAETAVIRPELLKLIDGRGWWTLASQPAVNGVRSNDPVFGWGPHNEGFVFQKPFVEFFCPDKDFQNSLKPVLEKHGHEKLAWFATNANGDFESSLPAHPAGSDNDDLVEMNPDNVNAVTWGVFRGKEIVTPTIIEEVSFRAWGDEAYRIWDEWRRIYPRGTATERFLEDTKNDVWLVCVVGQEFGAGTEVGSSEEEKEVKWMWRVLAGEE
- a CDS encoding tRNA-ribosyltransferase family protein (COG:A;~EggNog:ENOG410PG40;~InterPro:IPR002616,IPR028592,IPR036511;~PFAM:PF01702;~go_function: GO:0008479 - queuine tRNA-ribosyltransferase activity [Evidence IEA];~go_function: GO:0016763 - transferase activity, transferring pentosyl groups [Evidence IEA];~go_process: GO:0006400 - tRNA modification [Evidence IEA]), producing the protein MASLDTGPQRHETMNFTLLNHATAPVMAPRLGKLAITGRKAISTPHYIPLSTRGAVAHIAHDIMRDQTTISSLYVGLEDFIETLPKKAIPPIYKTPTEPHESAIHKFICMPEDTLLIMGPRRIPPIICPPTNTPNAVAILTSVGFRHMTGEEYIGAVQKLKPDIVIGLADLVVGQAPGVKRRMKMVDRTHAFTMDATEELYGEGVAEDKRSRAAYFAPVLPLENTQQSLYLEELEDELRPYISGLALYEAASLSIVPESLGELPRLLLSAPVTPQDVLREVSLGADLLTIPFMGETSDAGMALTFTFPAPSSTAEPQPLAMDLWSSTFSTDTQPLIEGCQCYTCQEHHRAYINHLLSAKEMLAWTLLQLHNHHVMDLFFLGIRESIQQSTFEADFQAFERAYESKLPEKTGEGPRLRGYHLPPSGPYQPKRNPRKYGRLDDAAEKYAESTSSVATPDAGANELEEHGFAVKTTSMM